A genomic stretch from Setaria italica strain Yugu1 chromosome VII, Setaria_italica_v2.0, whole genome shotgun sequence includes:
- the LOC101769284 gene encoding protein trichome birefringence-like 34, translated as MKTEATPKMTVLHAPVGVRSIVSSLVAFFIVASSVTFLLDRGQEAQVQMAVEHGRQEMQVKVEAGLQEPAMRGTTESGDAGEECNWSRGRWVYDNVSRPLYSGLKCAFIFPEVACDKYGRKDVMYQHWRWQPQGCDLPRFNATRLLEKLRNKRLVFVGDSVNRNQWVSLVCMVEASIPDDRLKTRIFNGSLISFKALEYNATIDFYWSPLLVESNSDNPIIHRVEYRIIRADRIEKHASVWRDADIIVFNSYLWWRKQKDDMRMKVMYGSFEDGDARLDEMEMVDGFEIALKKLTEWLGENIDKNKTRIFFAGSSPTHSWASNWGGEDSNKCLNETEPIYKVGYKAATTDYSLMAKAKSYFRTLEPKGIHVQILNITELSDYRKDGHPTVFRRQFVPLTKEQIANPASYADCTHWCLPGVPDVWNEFLYGYLMYK; from the exons ATGAAGACAGAAGCCACTCCCAAGATGACGGTGCTCCATGCTCCGGTTGGAGTGAGGAGCATCGTGAGCTCCCTAGTGGCCTTCTTCATCGTCGCCAGCTCCGTCACGTTCTTGCTTGACCGAGGCCAGGAAGCACAAGTGCAAATGGCAGTCGAGCATGGACGCCAAGAAATGCAGGTGAAGGTGGAGGCTGGGCTCCAAGAACCAGCCATGAGAGGGACTACTGAGTCGGGGGACGCTGGTGAGGAGTGCAACTGGTCGAGGGGAAGGTGGGTGTACGACAACGTGTCCCGGCCATTGTACTCCGGGCTCAAGTGCGCCTTCATCTTCCCTGAGGTGGCTTGCGACAAATATGGAAGGAAGGATGTCATGTACCAGCACTGGAGATGGCAGCCTCAGGGATGCGACCTTCCAAG ATTCAACGCAACTAGGCTGCTTGAAAAGCTGAGGAACAAGAGATTAGTGTTTGTGGGCGACTCAGTCAACAGGAACCAATGGGTTTCTCTGGTGTGCATGGTGGAGGCCTCAATACCTGATGACAGGCTCAAGACGCGTATCTTCAATGGCTCTCTCATATCCTTCAAGGCATTG GAATACAATGCAACAATAGATTTCTACTGGTCACCGTTGCTTGTGGAGTCCAACAGCGACAACCCAATTATCCACCGGGTGGAGTACCGGATCATAAGGGCAGACAGAATTGAGAAGCATGCCAGTGTCTGGAGGGATGCTGACATCATTGTCTTCAATTCTTACCTGTGGTGGAGGAAGCAGAAGGATGACATGAGGATGAAGGTTAT GTATGGTTCATTTGAAGATGGCGATGCAAGGTTAGATGAAATGGAAATGGTCGATGGTTTCGAGATAGCTCTGAAGAAACTAACTGAATGGCTGGGAGAGAATATTGACAAGAACAAGACTAGAATCTTTTTCGCAGGATCATCACCAACACATTCCTG GGCTAGCAACTGGGGTGGAGAAGACAGCAACAAGTGCCTCAACGAAACAGAGCCGATCTACAAAGTCGGGTACAAAGCGGCAACTACAGACTACAGCTTGATGGCCAAGGCTAAGTCATATTTTAGAACACTGGAGCCCAAGGGTATACATGTTCAGATACTGAACATCACAGAGCTGTCCGACTACCGCAAGGACGGGCATCCTACGGTGTTCAGGAGACAATTCGTTCCTCTAACGAAAGAGCAGATTGCGAACCCAGCCAGCTACGCGGATTGCACGCATTGGTGCCTCCCGGGCGTTCCTGATGTCTGGAACGAGTTTTTATACGGCTACCTCATGTACAAATGA
- the LOC101769691 gene encoding uncharacterized protein LOC101769691 encodes MALSLSLVAPPVVAAAAGSTFSSRSSRTALRRGGRNGRVVAMADILGDFGARDPFPEEIESKFGEKVLGNVDTLHQILIPTLSALSLAGLPLQPGAEPLSLDDARGLLFKVVGWRLLLSEHDDQRPARLQCVWKVRDESCGQELIARINVALDGAGHAPAALLLEAPTNQQLQVRAELSTPSAAGDSLTINDYILAARIDKVKTLDLIPKKRVWA; translated from the coding sequence ATGGCGCTCTCGCTGTCCCTCGTGGCGCCGCCGGTAGTAGCTGCAGCCGCCGGCAGCACCTTCAGCTCTCGGAGTAGTAGGACGGCGCTGCGGCGTGGTGGTCGGAACGGCAGGGTGGTGGCGATGGCTGACATACTGGGCGACTTCGGGGCGCGCGACCCCTTCCCGGAGGAGATCGAGAGCAAGTTCGGGGAGAAGGTGCTGGGGAACGTGGACACCCTCCACCAGATCCTCATCCCGACGCTGTCGGCGCTGTCGCTGGCCGGCCTGCCGCTGCAGCCCGGCGCGGAGCCCCTCTCCCTCGACGACGCGCGCGGGCTCCTCTTCAAGGTCGTCGGCTGGAGGCTGCTCCTCTCCGAGCACGACGACCAGCGGCCCGCGCGGCTGCAGTGCGTCTGGAAGGTGCGCGACGAGTCCTGCGGCCAGGAGCTCATCGCCAGGATCAACGTCGCGCTCGACGGCGCCGGCCACGCCCCAGCAGCGCTGCTCCTCGAGGCCCCCACCAACCAGCAGCTGCAGGTGAGGGCCGAGCTCTccacgccctccgccgccggcgacagccTCACCATCAACGACTACATCCTCGCCGCTAGGATAGACAAAGTCAAGACGCTCGATCTTATCCCCAAGAAGCGAGTCTGGGCATGA
- the LOC101770096 gene encoding protein trichome birefringence-like 34, producing MSTDSMPLNRNQWVSLVCMVKASIPDDRLKMRVFNGSLISFKAFEYNATIEFYWSPLLVESNSDDPIIHRVEYQIIRADRIEKHANAWRDADIIIFKSYVWWRKHKPGMRMKVMYGSFEEGDARLEEVGMVDGFRRIIAYMYIPGLATGVPRVQMTYSLRSKLRFR from the exons ATGTCAACAGATTCAATGCCACTCAACAGGAACCAATGGGTTTCCCTGGTGTGTATGGTGAAGGCCTCTATACCTGATGACAGGCTCAAGATGCGTGTCTTCAATGGCTCACTCATCTCCTTCAAGGCATTT GAATACAATGCAACAATAGAATTCTACTGGTCACCGCTGCTGGTGGAGTCCAACAGCGATGACCCCATTATCCACCGGGTGGAGTATCAGATCATAAGGGCAGACAGAATTGAGAAGCATGCCAATGCCTGGAGGGATGCTGACATCATTATCTTCAAGTCTTACGTGTGGTGGAGGAAGCATAAGCCTGGCATGAGGATGAAGGTCAT GTATGGCTCATTTGAGGAAGGTGATGCAAGGTTAGAGGAAGTGGGGATGGTGGATGGTTTTCGCAGGATCATCGCCTACATGTACATTCCTG GGCTAGCAACTGGGGTACCTCGTGTACAGatgacatactccctccgttccaaattacggTTCAGATAA
- the LOC101768870 gene encoding protein trichome birefringence-like 34 — FLNFAICQNRFNATRLLEKLRNKRLVFVGDSVNRNQWVSLVCMVEASIPDDRLKTRIFNGSLISFKALEYNATIDFYWSPLLVESNSDNPIIHRVEYRIIRADRIEKHASVWRDADIIVFNSYLWWRKQKDDMRMKVMYGSFEDGDARLDEMEMVDGFEIALKKLTEWLGENIDKNKTRIFFAGSSPTHSWASNWGGEDSNKRLNETEPIYKVGYKAATTDYSLMAKAKSYFRTLEPKGIHVQILNITELSDYRKDGHPTVFRRQFVPLTKEQIANPASYADCTHWCLPGVPDVWNEFLYGYLMYK, encoded by the exons TTTCTGAATTTTGCCATATGTCAAAACAGATTCAACGCAACTAGGCTGCTTGAAAAGCTGAGGAACAAGAGATTAGTGTTTGTGGGCGACTCAGTCAACAGGAACCAATGGGTTTCTCTGGTGTGCATGGTGGAGGCCTCAATACCTGATGACAGGCTCAAGACGCGTATCTTCAATGGCTCTCTCATATCCTTCAAGGCATTG GAATACAATGCAACAATAGATTTCTACTGGTCACCGTTGCTTGTGGAGTCCAACAGCGACAACCCAATTATCCACCGGGTGGAGTACCGGATCATAAGGGCAGACAGAATTGAGAAGCATGCCAGTGTCTGGAGGGATGCTGACATCATTGTCTTCAATTCTTACCTGTGGTGGAGGAAGCAGAAGGATGACATGAGGATGAAGGTTAT GTATGGTTCATTTGAAGATGGCGATGCAAGGTTAGATGAAATGGAAATGGTCGATGGTTTCGAGATAGCTCTGAAGAAACTAACTGAATGGCTGGGAGAGAATATTGACAAGAACAAGACTAGAATCTTTTTCGCAGGATCATCACCAACACATTCctg GGCTAGCAACTGGGGTGGAGAAGACAGCAACAAGCGCCTCAACGAAACAGAGCCGATCTACAAAGTCGGGTACAAAGCGGCAACTACAGACTACAGCTTGATGGCCAAGGCTAAGTCATATTTTAGAACACTGGAGCCCAAGGGTATACATGTTCAGATACTGAACATCACAGAGCTGTCTGACTACCGCAAGGACGGGCATCCTACGGTGTTCAGGAGACAATTCGTTCCTCTAACGAAAGAGCAGATTGCGAACCCAGCCAGCTACGCGGATTGCACGCATTGGTGCCTCCCGGGCGTTCCTGATGTCTGGAACGAGTTTTTATACGGCTACCTCATGTACAAATGA
- the LOC105913459 gene encoding uncharacterized protein LOC105913459: protein MTDILGDFEARDPFPEEIESKFGEKALGNVETLHQILIPTLSALSLAHLPLQPGAEPLSLDQRRVRRRRPRPSSAAPRGRGPTNQQLQVRGELSTLSTAGDSLTINDYILAARIDKVKTLDLIPKKRVWA from the coding sequence ATGACTGACATATTGGGCGACTTCGAGGCGCGCGACCCCTTCCCAGAGGAGATCGAGAGCAAGTTCGGGGAGAAGGCGCTGGGGAACGTGGAGACCCTCCACCAGATCCTCATCCCGACACTGTCGGCGCTGTCGCTGGCACACCTACCGCTGCAGCCCGGCGCGGAGCCCCTCTCCCTCGATCAACGCCGCGTTCGACGACGCCGGCCACGCCCCAGCAGCGCTGCTCCTCGAGGCCGAGGCCCCACCAACCAGCAGCTGCAAGTGAGGGGCGAGCTCTCCACGCTCTCCACCGCCGGCGACAGCCTCACCATCAACGACTACATCCTCGCCGCCAGGATAGACAAAGTCAAGACGCTCGATCTTATCCCCAAGAAGCGAGTCTGGGCATGA
- the LOC101767270 gene encoding DNA damage-binding protein CMR1 isoform X2: MLGSYGGAVPTANDDLTQFVRRRTCPTRTPLPPPPPHQPSALTALSGFLNVDNFDDSCVLDHNNRTGRWLSTFKAIWSWSDSNLFVGNMKRVIDVISVDRSEKSLSTSYTASLESEHMTAIPCRFLLHPYKVGHLAGASSSGKVFLWTRV; encoded by the exons ATGCTAGG ATCTTACGGCGGCGCGGTTCCTACGGCCAATGACGACCTGACGCAGTTCGTACGGCGGCGGACTTGCCCGACTCGGACtcccctgccacctccacctccccatCAGCCATCAG CCTTGACGGCACTGTCCGGATTTTTAAATGTGGACAACTTTGATGACTCGTGTGTTCTCGACCATAACAACAGGACAGGCAGATGGCTGTCCACATTCAA GGCAATCTGGAGCTGGAGCGACAGCAACCTATTTGTTGGGAACATGAAAAGAGTAATAGATGTTATCTCAGTTGATCGCAGTGAGAAGAGCCTCTCGACTTCATACACGGCATCTCTTGAGAGTGAACACATGACAGCCATCCCGTGCCGGTTTTTGCTGCACCCCTACAAAGTTGGCCACCTGGCTGGTGCAAGCTCCAGTGGTAAGGTGTTTCTCTGGACCAGAGTTTAA
- the LOC101767270 gene encoding DNA damage-binding protein CMR1 isoform X1 gives MLGSCRSYGGAVPTANDDLTQFVRRRTCPTRTPLPPPPPHQPSALTALSGFLNVDNFDDSCVLDHNNRTGRWLSTFKAIWSWSDSNLFVGNMKRVIDVISVDRSEKSLSTSYTASLESEHMTAIPCRFLLHPYKVGHLAGASSSGKVFLWTRV, from the exons ATGCTAGG TTCTTGCAGATCTTACGGCGGCGCGGTTCCTACGGCCAATGACGACCTGACGCAGTTCGTACGGCGGCGGACTTGCCCGACTCGGACtcccctgccacctccacctccccatCAGCCATCAG CCTTGACGGCACTGTCCGGATTTTTAAATGTGGACAACTTTGATGACTCGTGTGTTCTCGACCATAACAACAGGACAGGCAGATGGCTGTCCACATTCAA GGCAATCTGGAGCTGGAGCGACAGCAACCTATTTGTTGGGAACATGAAAAGAGTAATAGATGTTATCTCAGTTGATCGCAGTGAGAAGAGCCTCTCGACTTCATACACGGCATCTCTTGAGAGTGAACACATGACAGCCATCCCGTGCCGGTTTTTGCTGCACCCCTACAAAGTTGGCCACCTGGCTGGTGCAAGCTCCAGTGGTAAGGTGTTTCTCTGGACCAGAGTTTAA
- the LOC101754161 gene encoding LOB domain-containing protein 12, with protein sequence MAGSGSSSGSGSSSSPPCASCKLLRRRCTQECVFAPYFPPEDPHKFAIVHKVFGASNVSKMLQELPAQQRADAVSSLVYEANARMRDPVYGCVGAISYLQQQVSQLQMQLALAKAEILCVQMQHDGHATVSSPPSAASQQLERKQQQLMECEAYGSLLMQNGLMNTSFNSTAAAHQQQQMLAGSLGSAGNTAMMLQEACLKKESLWT encoded by the exons ATGGCCGGGAGCGGAAGCAGCAGCGGGAGTGGGAGCAGCAGCTCGCCGCCGTGCGCGTCGTGCAAGCTGCTACGGCGGCGGTGTACCCAGGAGTGCGTGTTCGCGCCCTACTTCCCCCCTGAGGATCCTCACAAGTTCGCCATCGTCCACAAGGTCTTTGGCGCCAGCAATGTCAGCAAGATGCTCCAG GAGCTGCCTGCTCAGCAGAGGGCAGATGCGGTAAGCAGCCTGGTGTACGAGGCCAACGCACGGATGAGGGACCCTGTCTACGGCTGCGTCGGTGCCATCTCCTACCTCCAGCAGCAAGTCTCACAACTCCAGATGCAGCTCGCCCTCGCCAAGGCTGAGATCCTCTGCGTCCAGATGCAGCACGATGGCCATGCAACTGTTTCGTCACCACCATCAGCAGCATCGCAACAACTCGAGCGAAAACAGCAGCAGCTCATGGAATGCGAGGCGTATGGTAGCCTGCTCATGCAAAATGGCCTGATGAACACGTCGTTCAACAGCACTGCCGCCgctcatcagcagcagcagatgctGGCCGGCAGCTTAGGTTCCGCGGGGAACACTGCAATGATGCTGCAGGAGGCGTGCCTCAAGAAAGAGTCTCTATGGACATGA
- the LOC101771422 gene encoding ferritin-1, chloroplastic: MMLRVSPSPAAAAHPSAPAAAPASVRVAAPRVSPPFGTACRAAGKGKEVLSGVVFQPFEEIKGELSLVPQTPDKSLARQKFVDECEAAINEQINVEYNASYAYHSLFAYFDRDNVALKGFAKFFKESSDEEREHAEKLMKYQNTRGGRVRLQSIVTPLTEFDHPEKGDALYAMELALALEKLVNEKLHNLHAVATRCNDPQLTDFVESEFLADQVKDIKKISEYVAQLRRVGKGHGVWHFDQKLLEEEA, encoded by the exons ATGATGCTTAGGGTTTCcccgtccccggccgccgccgcccatccgtCTGCACCTGCCGCAGCCCCCGCTTCCGTCAgggtggcggcgccgcgcgtCTCGCCGCCCTTTGGGACGGCTTGCAGGGCCGCCGGGAAGGGCAAGGAGGTGCTCAGTGGGGTCGTCTTCCAGCCCTTCGAGGAGATCAAGGGGGAGCTCTCCCTCGTGCCCCAGACACCCGACAAGTCCCTCGCGCGCCAAAAGTTCGTCGACGAATGCGAGGCCGCCATCAACGAGCAGATCAA TGTGGAGTACAATGCCTCCTATGCCTACCACTCCCTCTTCGCCTACTTCGACCGTGACAACGTCGCTCTCAAGGGATTTGCCAA GTTCTTCAAGGAATCAAGTGATGAGGAAAGGGAGCACGCTGAAAAGCTCATGAAGTACCAA AACACACGTGGAGGGAGGGTGAGGCTCCAGTCCATTGTCACACCCTTAACAGAGTTCGACCACCCTGAGAAAGGCGATGCTTTGTATG CTATGGAGCTGGCTCTGGCTCTGGAAAAGCTGGTTAATGAGAAGCTGCACAACCTGCACGCT GTGGCCACAAGGTGCAATGATCCTCAGCTGACAGACTTCGTTGAGAGTGAATTCCTTGCGGATCAG GTCAAAGACATCAAGAAGATCTCCGAGTACGTTGCCCAGCTGAGGAGAGTGGGCAAGGGGCACG GGGTGTGGCACTTTGATCAGAAGCTGCTTGAGGAAGAGGCCTGA